The segment taatagatatcggtataaaatatagacataatagatttaatagatatagttataaaacatagacataatagatataatagatatagatataaaatataaacctaatagatataataggtataggtatgaaatatagacataatagatataatagatatgtctataagatatagacatatgcttcttctctgagaaaacaccaaatggcggatgacgccggtgcagcggggtggtccggaggccctggtggccctgggatggggaaccgcggtgtcttccgcggaggtttcggcagtggcatccggggcgGGGTCTTGTCCgtggacggggtcggggccgaggccgcggagctcgcggaggcaaggccgaggatgaggagtggatgcccgtcaccaagctgggccgcttggtcaaggacatgaagatcaagtccctggaggagatctacctcttctctctgcccattaaggaatctgagatcattgactttttcttgggggcctctctcaaagatgaggttttgaagattatgccgctgcagaagcagacccgtgctggtcagcgcaccaggttcaaggcgtttgttgctatcggggactacaatggccacgtcggcctgagtgttaagtgctccaaagaggtggccaccgccatccgtggggccatcatcctgaccaaactctccattgtcccggtgcgcagaggctactgggggaacaagatcggcaagccccacaccgtcccttgcaaggtgacaggccgctgtggctctgtgctggtgcgcctcatccctgcacccaggggcactggcatcgtctcagcgcctgtgcccaagaagctgctcatgatggctggtattgatgactgctacacctcagcccggggctgcactgccaccctgggcaacttcgccaaggccacctttgatgccatctctaagacctacagctacctgacccctgacctgtggaaggagacagTCTTTACCAAGTCTAcatatcaggaattcactgaccaccttgtcaagacccacaccagagtccccgtgcagcggacccaggctccagctgtggctacaacataggctttttatacaagaaaaataaagtgaattaagcctgttaaaaaaaaaaaagatatagacataatagatacaatagatataggtataaaatatagacagatacaatagatatagatataagatatagacataatagatataggtataaaatatagacatattagatataattactataggtataaaatataga is part of the Rhinopithecus roxellana isolate Shanxi Qingling unplaced genomic scaffold, ASM756505v1 contig401, whole genome shotgun sequence genome and harbors:
- the LOC115895965 gene encoding 40S ribosomal protein S2-like produces the protein MTPVQRGGPEGRGARGGKAEDEEWMPVTKLGRLVKDMKIKSLEEIYLFSLPIKESEIIDFFLGASLKDEVLKIMPLQKQTRAGQRTRFKAFVAIGDYNGHVGLSVKCSKEVATAIRGAIILTKLSIVPVRRGYWGNKIGKPHTVPCKVTGRCGSVLVRLIPAPRGTGIVSAPVPKKLLMMAGIDDCYTSARGCTATLGNFAKATFDAISKTYSYLTPDLWKETVFTKSTYQEFTDHLVKTHTRVPVQRTQAPAVATT